Proteins encoded in a region of the Haloglomus salinum genome:
- a CDS encoding VWA domain-containing protein, protein MVEFARGKSLSGPGPPQERDGPRFDEVVGQSELKRALLAVGASDALSGLLVRGEKGTAKSTAVRALADLLPDQRIVADCPFGCHPDPDGEGPGAVAAPPQCPDCRERADPPVETRPTPLVTLPLGATRDRLVGTLSVADALDGEATFDPGLLARANRGVLYVDEVNLLDDHLVDALLDAAASGVNRVERDGVSVRHPASFTLVGTMNPEEGDLRPQFRDRFDLQATVAGLQDTEDRVRVLRGALARDRGEDPLEDETAADETDHAAQLRRARERLAAGDTHLPDEFAAEVAELCRDAGVDGHRADIATARAALAFAALDDRPRVLEPDVRRAAELALPHRLRSRPFEDAPAPDDLLDERFDDGANGEGQSEGEGESREADDDAGDGDAGEADDDTASTADPGDHEPESEPGDGSAGGGTHDPGTTPEESGTDADDSETPMESPNPMPADGEQTADGGEPEEPVDGEPGEDADEAAPPTPLLPGQTRAEAGEARAPDLPTPDGPEATDGSSGGSATVRGSESGPRIRTRRADTDDQVDAAASVRAAAARGGDGVAARDLRASVRAGDATTLVLFVVDASASMRPAMRAAKGTLLELLRDSYQARDEVGLVAFAGDGADVVLPPTDSTSRAARHLKELPTADRTPLPAGLRTASEVLARAGPDASVAVLVTDGRANVADGESPTAATRDAARGLAEVADDVLVVDAGEERGLVGTVAGATDATVVGLDALSAERVDAAARDAGDTDT, encoded by the coding sequence ATGGTTGAATTCGCACGGGGCAAAAGCCTATCGGGGCCCGGACCGCCCCAGGAGCGCGATGGACCGAGGTTCGACGAGGTGGTCGGCCAGTCGGAGCTCAAGCGAGCTTTACTCGCAGTCGGCGCCAGTGACGCGCTCTCGGGCCTGCTCGTCCGGGGGGAGAAGGGGACCGCGAAATCGACCGCCGTGCGGGCACTGGCCGACCTGCTGCCCGACCAGCGGATCGTCGCAGACTGCCCGTTCGGCTGCCACCCAGACCCGGACGGCGAGGGGCCCGGCGCGGTGGCCGCACCGCCACAGTGCCCGGACTGCCGAGAGCGGGCGGACCCGCCCGTCGAGACGCGGCCGACACCACTTGTGACGCTCCCGCTCGGCGCGACTCGTGACCGACTCGTCGGGACGCTGTCGGTCGCGGACGCGCTGGACGGCGAGGCGACGTTCGATCCGGGGCTACTGGCCCGGGCGAACCGCGGGGTGCTGTACGTGGACGAGGTGAACCTGCTGGACGACCACCTCGTGGACGCGCTGCTGGACGCGGCGGCGAGCGGCGTCAACCGCGTCGAGCGCGACGGCGTCTCGGTTCGGCACCCGGCCTCGTTCACGCTGGTCGGGACGATGAACCCGGAGGAGGGGGACCTGCGCCCGCAGTTCCGCGACCGGTTCGACCTCCAGGCGACCGTCGCCGGGCTCCAGGATACCGAGGACCGTGTCCGGGTGCTCCGCGGCGCGCTGGCCCGGGACCGGGGCGAGGACCCGCTGGAGGACGAGACGGCAGCCGACGAGACCGACCACGCCGCCCAGCTCCGGCGCGCCCGCGAGCGGCTGGCGGCGGGCGACACCCATCTCCCCGACGAGTTCGCCGCCGAGGTGGCCGAACTCTGTCGTGATGCGGGCGTCGACGGGCACCGCGCCGATATCGCCACGGCACGTGCGGCGCTCGCCTTCGCCGCCCTGGACGACCGGCCGCGCGTCCTCGAACCGGACGTACGGCGGGCCGCCGAACTGGCGCTGCCCCACCGGTTGCGGTCCCGGCCGTTCGAGGACGCCCCCGCCCCGGACGACCTCCTGGACGAGCGGTTCGACGATGGCGCGAACGGTGAGGGGCAGAGCGAGGGCGAGGGTGAGTCGAGAGAAGCCGACGATGACGCCGGTGATGGCGATGCTGGCGAGGCTGATGACGACACCGCCAGCACCGCCGACCCGGGGGACCACGAGCCGGAGTCGGAGCCAGGAGACGGGTCCGCGGGCGGCGGCACGCACGACCCCGGCACGACCCCAGAGGAGTCCGGTACGGATGCGGACGACAGCGAGACACCCATGGAGAGTCCGAACCCGATGCCCGCCGACGGGGAACAGACGGCGGATGGAGGGGAGCCCGAGGAACCGGTCGACGGCGAACCAGGCGAGGACGCCGACGAGGCCGCGCCACCGACGCCGCTCCTTCCGGGACAGACACGTGCCGAGGCAGGCGAGGCGCGAGCCCCCGACCTGCCGACGCCGGATGGACCCGAGGCGACCGACGGGTCGAGCGGCGGGTCGGCGACGGTCCGCGGGAGCGAGTCGGGCCCGCGGATTCGGACGCGGCGAGCGGACACGGACGACCAGGTCGACGCGGCGGCGTCGGTCCGGGCGGCGGCCGCCCGCGGCGGGGACGGTGTGGCTGCGCGCGACCTCCGCGCCTCCGTCCGGGCCGGCGACGCGACGACGCTCGTCCTGTTCGTCGTGGACGCGAGCGCATCGATGCGGCCGGCGATGCGCGCCGCGAAGGGGACGCTGCTGGAGTTGCTCCGGGACTCCTACCAGGCCCGCGACGAGGTCGGGCTGGTGGCGTTCGCCGGCGACGGGGCGGACGTGGTGTTGCCGCCGACGGACAGCACGAGTCGGGCGGCGCGCCACCTGAAGGAACTGCCGACGGCGGACCGAACGCCGCTGCCGGCCGGGCTCCGGACCGCGAGCGAGGTGCTGGCGCGGGCCGGTCCGGACGCGAGCGTGGCCGTACTCGTGACGGACGGCCGCGCGAACGTCGCCGACGGTGAGAGCCCGACGGCGGCGACCCGCGACGCGGCGCGGGGACTCGCCGAGGTGGCCGACGACGTGCTGGTGGTGGACGCCGGTGAGGAGCGTGGCCTGGTCGGGACGGTCGCAGGGGCGACGGATGCGACCGTCGTCGGGCTCGACGCGCTCTCGGCCGAGCGCGTTGACGCGGCCGCCCGGGACGCGGGCGACACCGACACCTGA
- the cobN gene encoding cobaltochelatase subunit CobN, protein MPTIGLYTATENELGAVGRAAGEVDADLVVRSESDLDGPEDADAFVDELTDATAVVLWLHGAEDSMPGYGHVVERLREAGVPLVVKATGDAFAIEDTTVDTATRDQVCDYLDRGGTANVASCVRYLMDQFSDASREFDDPVALPTEGVYHPDHPGANYEDLAATLDPDTPTVGVWFYESHWTHENLRYVDAQVRAIEAEGADAFPVFCNPAEDAPDQRDAEWVVDNWLTDDAGDPIVDAMLSSFMFSLSMDERGRSADDEGSGDVFLDRLGVPVVQTVTTMRSRSRYESSDTGVMGFELALSVALPEFDGNVITHPISGKERTGDEAGIGTAPKQHFPIEDRVSHAASLAVNWAQLRHTPNAEKNVAVVLHNYPPSDDGIGTAFGLDSPASTVNLLEELDGRGYDLGAGAGGAGADPLPESGQALVDQLTAQLTLDDRWVAPEDVRDLSVDTVAPDMYAEWFAKMDDGFCQNVVEEWGDPPERPFAIPGVEFGNVLVTVQPPRGFGMDPSKVYHDSDLQPPHDYAAFYGWLRHDFDADAVVHLGTHGSLEWLPGKTVGLDGESAPDALVGDLPNVYPYIVNNPGEGTQAKRRSYAAVVDYLTPPMANAGTYDELAELEELASEYREAGTTGARPDEGQALEERIRAAVDEADLAVELGIEGDIEERADVRGPEEAGTTLAEGTVDGDDVSVDELVERVHDYLTDVKTTQIRMGLHTMSEPPAGDRLVEYLVALTRLENPGAPSLRDSVAGVLGVDPDRMLESPGAYDDALGMTYAEAADEVYETCCELVRTLAAHEFDLPASEREAGAGDELNLNLLVVDIDPLGDARAQPGAHDDLREALQFICEEAAPRVGGARQEVPRTADALAGEYVPPGGSGAPTRGGVDLLPTGRNFYTLDPRKVPAKHAYDAGREVAEGVAARHHDEEGEYPEEIGVVAWGTPTVRTRGETIGQVLALMGVRPVWTDAGRVDDVEAIPLDELGRPRIDVTTRVSGLFRDAFPAAAGVVHDAVDLVAGLDESHEENFVKKHVDEEADTLEADGCARDAAKQRVFTTRPGGYGAGTNKAVDEGNWESRADLAEVYVQWGGYAMGSRGTVSEAHDAFERRLGSVEATVKIEDTAEQDEFDSSDWYAFHGGFITAVAETAGEEPASYVGDTSDPSRVDVYTNEEKVRKAMRARVLNPSWLESMEEHGYKGAGDLSTTVDVVLGWDATTGVISDGLWNDVAERFALDEDRQEWLREVNPWALESITDTLLEASERGLWDADEEMLDDLRDANLRADGDIEARDAGGATQGVTSDDD, encoded by the coding sequence ATGCCTACCATCGGCCTGTACACGGCGACGGAGAACGAACTGGGGGCGGTCGGCCGGGCCGCCGGCGAGGTGGACGCGGACCTCGTGGTGCGCTCGGAGAGCGACCTCGACGGTCCGGAGGACGCCGACGCGTTCGTCGACGAACTGACCGACGCGACCGCGGTGGTGCTGTGGCTCCACGGCGCCGAGGACTCGATGCCCGGCTACGGGCACGTCGTCGAGCGGCTACGCGAGGCGGGCGTCCCGCTCGTGGTGAAGGCGACCGGTGACGCCTTCGCTATCGAGGACACGACCGTCGACACGGCGACCCGCGACCAGGTCTGCGACTACCTCGACCGCGGCGGCACCGCGAACGTCGCCAGCTGCGTCCGCTACCTGATGGACCAGTTCAGCGACGCGTCACGCGAGTTCGATGACCCCGTGGCGCTCCCGACGGAGGGCGTCTACCACCCGGACCATCCGGGCGCGAACTACGAGGACCTCGCCGCGACCCTCGACCCCGACACGCCCACCGTCGGCGTCTGGTTCTACGAGTCCCACTGGACCCACGAGAACCTGCGCTACGTCGACGCACAGGTCCGTGCCATCGAGGCCGAGGGCGCCGACGCGTTCCCGGTCTTCTGTAACCCTGCGGAGGATGCCCCCGACCAACGAGACGCGGAGTGGGTCGTCGACAACTGGCTCACGGACGACGCGGGCGACCCCATCGTGGACGCGATGCTCTCCTCGTTCATGTTCTCGCTCTCGATGGACGAGCGCGGTCGGAGCGCCGACGACGAGGGCAGTGGCGACGTGTTCCTGGACCGACTGGGCGTGCCGGTCGTCCAGACCGTGACGACGATGCGCTCGCGGTCGCGCTACGAGTCCAGCGACACGGGCGTGATGGGCTTCGAACTTGCGCTCTCCGTGGCGCTCCCGGAGTTCGACGGCAACGTCATCACCCACCCCATCAGCGGGAAGGAACGCACGGGCGACGAGGCCGGCATCGGTACCGCGCCGAAGCAGCACTTCCCCATCGAGGACCGGGTGAGCCACGCCGCGAGTCTCGCAGTCAACTGGGCCCAACTCCGGCACACACCGAACGCCGAGAAGAATGTCGCCGTCGTCCTCCACAACTACCCGCCCAGCGACGACGGCATCGGCACCGCGTTCGGCCTGGACTCGCCGGCTAGCACGGTCAATCTGCTCGAGGAACTGGACGGGCGAGGGTACGACCTCGGCGCGGGGGCGGGAGGTGCCGGGGCCGACCCGCTGCCCGAGAGCGGCCAGGCGCTCGTCGACCAGCTCACCGCCCAGCTCACGCTCGACGACCGCTGGGTCGCGCCCGAGGACGTGCGGGACCTGTCGGTCGACACGGTCGCGCCGGACATGTACGCCGAGTGGTTCGCGAAGATGGACGACGGATTCTGCCAGAACGTCGTCGAGGAGTGGGGCGACCCGCCCGAGCGCCCGTTCGCCATCCCCGGCGTCGAGTTCGGCAACGTGCTCGTCACGGTCCAGCCCCCGCGTGGCTTCGGGATGGACCCCTCGAAGGTGTACCACGACTCGGACCTCCAGCCCCCCCACGACTACGCGGCGTTCTACGGCTGGCTCCGCCACGACTTCGACGCCGACGCCGTCGTCCACCTCGGCACCCACGGCTCGCTGGAGTGGCTCCCCGGGAAGACCGTCGGCCTCGACGGCGAGAGCGCCCCCGACGCGCTGGTCGGCGACCTCCCGAACGTCTACCCGTACATCGTCAACAACCCCGGCGAGGGGACGCAGGCGAAACGGCGCTCCTACGCCGCCGTCGTCGACTACCTCACGCCGCCGATGGCGAACGCGGGGACGTACGACGAACTCGCCGAACTGGAGGAACTCGCGAGCGAGTACCGCGAGGCCGGGACGACCGGCGCCCGCCCGGACGAGGGGCAGGCACTCGAGGAGCGGATTCGCGCAGCTGTCGACGAGGCCGACCTCGCCGTCGAACTCGGCATCGAAGGCGACATCGAGGAGCGGGCGGACGTGCGCGGACCGGAGGAGGCCGGCACCACGCTCGCCGAGGGCACAGTCGACGGCGACGACGTCTCCGTCGACGAACTCGTCGAGCGGGTCCACGACTACCTGACCGACGTGAAGACGACCCAGATTCGGATGGGGCTCCACACGATGAGCGAGCCGCCCGCCGGTGACCGCCTGGTCGAGTACCTCGTCGCGCTGACGCGCCTGGAGAACCCGGGTGCCCCGAGCCTCCGGGACAGCGTCGCCGGCGTGCTGGGCGTCGACCCCGACCGGATGCTCGAATCGCCGGGCGCGTACGACGACGCCCTCGGGATGACCTACGCCGAGGCCGCCGACGAGGTGTACGAGACGTGCTGTGAGCTGGTGCGGACGCTCGCAGCGCACGAGTTCGACCTGCCGGCCTCCGAACGCGAGGCCGGGGCCGGGGACGAACTCAACCTGAACCTGCTGGTCGTCGACATCGACCCGCTCGGAGATGCCCGTGCCCAACCGGGCGCCCACGACGACCTGCGGGAGGCGCTGCAGTTCATCTGCGAGGAGGCCGCACCGCGGGTCGGTGGCGCGCGTCAGGAGGTCCCCCGGACGGCCGACGCGCTCGCGGGCGAGTACGTCCCGCCGGGCGGGAGCGGTGCGCCCACGCGCGGCGGCGTGGACCTGCTCCCGACGGGGCGGAACTTCTACACGCTCGACCCGCGCAAGGTGCCGGCGAAACACGCGTACGACGCGGGCAGGGAGGTCGCCGAGGGCGTGGCTGCTCGGCACCACGACGAGGAAGGTGAGTATCCCGAGGAGATCGGCGTCGTCGCCTGGGGGACCCCGACCGTCCGCACGCGCGGCGAGACCATCGGCCAGGTGCTCGCGCTGATGGGCGTCCGTCCGGTCTGGACCGACGCCGGCCGCGTCGACGACGTGGAGGCCATCCCGCTCGACGAACTGGGTCGGCCCCGTATCGACGTGACCACGCGCGTCTCCGGGCTGTTCCGGGACGCCTTCCCCGCGGCGGCGGGCGTCGTCCACGACGCGGTCGACCTCGTGGCGGGGCTGGACGAGTCCCACGAGGAGAACTTCGTGAAGAAGCACGTCGACGAGGAGGCCGACACACTCGAAGCCGATGGGTGTGCCCGCGACGCCGCCAAACAGCGCGTGTTCACCACGCGCCCGGGCGGCTACGGCGCGGGGACGAACAAGGCCGTCGACGAGGGGAACTGGGAGTCCCGTGCGGACCTCGCCGAGGTGTACGTCCAGTGGGGCGGCTACGCGATGGGGTCGCGCGGGACGGTCAGCGAGGCCCACGACGCCTTCGAGCGCCGCCTCGGGAGCGTCGAGGCGACCGTGAAGATCGAGGACACCGCCGAACAGGACGAGTTCGACTCTTCGGACTGGTACGCCTTCCACGGCGGCTTCATCACCGCCGTCGCGGAGACCGCGGGCGAGGAGCCGGCCTCCTACGTCGGCGACACCTCCGACCCCTCGCGGGTCGACGTCTACACCAACGAGGAGAAGGTCCGCAAGGCGATGCGGGCCCGCGTCCTCAATCCCTCGTGGCTGGAGTCGATGGAGGAGCACGGCTACAAGGGCGCCGGCGACCTCTCGACGACGGTCGATGTCGTTCTCGGGTGGGACGCCACGACTGGCGTCATCAGTGACGGGTTGTGGAACGACGTGGCCGAGAGGTTCGCGCTCGACGAGGACCGCCAGGAGTGGCTCCGGGAGGTGAACCCGTGGGCACTGGAATCCATCACGGACACCCTCCTCGAAGCGAGCGAACGCGGCCTCTGGGATGCCGACGAGGAGATGCTGGACGACCTGCGCGACGCCAACCTGCGGGCCGACGGCGATATCGAGGCGCGTGATGCTGGCGGTGCGACGCAGGGGGTGACCAGCGATGACGACTGA
- a CDS encoding precorrin-8X methylmutase, whose product MTTEGQQSDAEADEFDDYADLGATTENAMEIAETSMDRVHELVPQETLADRFRAKAVHATGDPEFQYLVRFTGADESEPARAGARAVLDEAPIVTDITMVKSGITGRGHACEVRKAIGNGAELAAETGMTRTAASVLELDREGVYDGAVAVVGNAPTAALALADCIEDGTRPAVVVATPVGFVKAAESRKRLREVAGEHGVPAITNVGRRGGSGLAAGLTNELVHVASDAHEGDVELEGSP is encoded by the coding sequence ATGACGACTGAGGGCCAGCAGAGCGATGCCGAGGCGGACGAGTTCGACGACTACGCCGACCTCGGCGCGACGACGGAGAACGCGATGGAGATCGCCGAGACGAGCATGGACCGAGTCCACGAACTCGTCCCGCAGGAGACTCTGGCCGACCGGTTCCGCGCGAAGGCGGTCCACGCGACCGGCGACCCCGAGTTCCAGTACCTCGTCCGGTTCACGGGCGCCGACGAGTCCGAACCCGCCCGTGCCGGCGCCCGTGCCGTGCTCGACGAGGCACCCATCGTGACCGACATCACGATGGTGAAATCCGGAATCACGGGACGCGGTCACGCCTGCGAGGTGCGGAAGGCCATCGGCAACGGCGCCGAGCTGGCGGCCGAGACGGGGATGACCCGGACCGCCGCCTCCGTGCTGGAGCTGGACCGTGAGGGCGTCTACGACGGCGCGGTCGCGGTCGTCGGCAACGCGCCGACGGCTGCGCTGGCGCTCGCGGACTGCATCGAGGACGGCACCCGGCCCGCCGTCGTGGTCGCCACGCCCGTCGGCTTCGTGAAGGCCGCCGAATCCCGGAAGCGGCTCCGCGAGGTCGCAGGCGAGCACGGCGTGCCCGCTATCACCAACGTCGGGCGGCGCGGCGGGAGCGGCCTCGCCGCCGGCCTGACGAACGAACTGGTGCACGTCGCGAGCGATGCCCACGAGGGAGACGTGGAACTGGAGGGGTCGCCGTGA
- a CDS encoding cobalt-precorrin-7 (C(5))-methyltransferase — MSDAEWGSDEDLGDSFDDPTAYAARAPEPASIVEDGDDPPVFAVGVGPGNSEYLVPRAERAVREADVLVGFETVVDVVREHATGEVLECGYRDQAATLETFADRVHEGARGTAVLMGDPNHSGYQLVGRVERHVDRPVRVIPGISSLQLAASRARTPMEESTFVTLHRRGDLTEARERLRRDVGDRHLLVLPRPFDLMPGDIAADLLDAGAGPSLPALVLERLTHDDEAATRSTLGELAEYAGGDGVEDTPFSDLSVLVVRRT; from the coding sequence GTGAGCGACGCCGAGTGGGGGAGCGACGAGGACCTCGGCGACTCGTTCGACGACCCGACCGCGTACGCGGCGCGGGCGCCCGAGCCGGCGAGTATCGTCGAGGACGGCGACGACCCACCCGTGTTCGCGGTCGGCGTCGGCCCCGGCAACTCGGAGTACCTGGTCCCGCGTGCCGAGCGTGCCGTCCGCGAGGCCGACGTGCTGGTGGGCTTCGAGACCGTCGTCGACGTGGTCCGCGAACACGCCACCGGCGAGGTGCTCGAATGCGGCTACCGCGACCAGGCCGCCACCCTCGAAACGTTCGCCGACCGCGTCCACGAGGGCGCGCGCGGGACGGCCGTCCTGATGGGCGACCCGAACCACTCGGGCTACCAGCTGGTCGGGCGCGTCGAGCGCCACGTCGACCGACCGGTGCGCGTGATTCCGGGCATCTCGTCGCTCCAGCTCGCAGCCTCGCGGGCCCGCACCCCGATGGAGGAGAGCACGTTCGTCACACTCCACCGCCGCGGCGACCTGACCGAGGCGCGCGAGCGGCTCCGCCGGGACGTGGGTGACCGACACCTGCTCGTGCTGCCCCGGCCGTTCGACCTGATGCCCGGCGACATCGCCGCGGACCTGCTCGACGCAGGGGCTGGCCCGTCCCTGCCGGCACTGGTTCTGGAGCGGCTGACCCACGACGACGAGGCGGCGACGCGGTCGACGCTCGGCGAGCTGGCCGAGTACGCGGGCGGTGATGGGGTCGAGGACACGCCGTTCTCGGACCTGTCGGTGCTGGTCGTCCGACGAACGTAA
- a CDS encoding CbiX/SirB N-terminal domain-containing protein, with protein MKIVNETRATDALVLVARASPATTDVLETHAGRLRDRGATDAVHVATWREEPGRELRASFADIAADRVFVVPVRAAHARATTDGVPAAFDAVDGAVVYCEPVGPSPAVTNALATRAAEHVTPTPDASLLLVGLGSGDQPFERQAADYHASRLRETSTYGEVTSAFLLQNPAVECARYTVSNDRVVAVPLPLVPSTATTEEIPRKLEVDRGGLSYADPLGEHHAVTDAIAARVAERRTGTDTPGTSFEDQLARDAQRLAADGDGRPL; from the coding sequence ATGAAGATTGTAAACGAGACACGGGCTACCGACGCCCTCGTTCTGGTCGCCCGAGCGTCACCCGCCACGACGGACGTTCTCGAGACGCACGCTGGTCGACTTCGCGACCGAGGTGCAACCGATGCCGTCCACGTCGCGACCTGGCGCGAGGAACCCGGCCGCGAACTCCGGGCATCGTTCGCCGACATCGCTGCCGACCGGGTCTTCGTCGTCCCGGTCCGGGCTGCACACGCCCGCGCCACGACCGACGGCGTTCCGGCCGCCTTCGACGCCGTCGATGGCGCGGTAGTGTACTGCGAGCCCGTCGGCCCCTCGCCGGCCGTGACCAACGCGCTCGCCACACGCGCGGCCGAGCACGTCACGCCGACACCGGATGCATCGCTCCTGCTGGTCGGGCTGGGAAGTGGTGACCAGCCCTTCGAACGACAGGCTGCTGACTACCACGCCTCGCGACTCCGCGAGACGAGCACCTACGGTGAGGTGACGAGCGCGTTCCTGCTCCAGAACCCGGCGGTCGAATGTGCCCGCTACACCGTCTCCAACGACCGCGTGGTTGCGGTGCCGCTACCGCTGGTCCCGTCGACGGCCACGACCGAGGAGATACCGCGCAAGCTGGAGGTCGACCGGGGTGGGCTCTCCTACGCCGACCCGCTCGGCGAGCATCACGCTGTCACCGACGCCATCGCCGCCCGCGTGGCCGAGCGACGGACGGGCACCGATACGCCGGGGACCTCGTTCGAGGACCAGCTCGCCCGCGACGCCCAGCGACTCGCGGCGGACGGTGACGGCCGGCCGCTGTAG
- a CDS encoding dolichyl-phosphate hexose transferase — MGTYNEEAAIGTVLDDIGRVTDGRAEVVCVDGSSDRTPEIAREHGATVVEQEPQGYGVAVREALLTASRPVVVTTDCDDTYPMDALPEFLDFVNEGYDVVSGDRLYYGADAMPAFNRFGNASFAALASILMGERVHDTTTGMRAYRREVIEKIEWTENTGLSAELLIRPLMRGYEVREEPITYAERAGETKLDPIQGGAEILKSILKVSLEERFR; from the coding sequence ATGGGGACGTACAACGAGGAGGCAGCCATCGGCACGGTGCTGGACGATATCGGCCGTGTGACTGATGGGCGCGCCGAGGTCGTCTGCGTGGACGGCTCCAGCGACAGGACGCCCGAGATCGCCCGTGAGCACGGCGCGACGGTCGTCGAGCAGGAGCCACAGGGGTACGGCGTAGCCGTCCGTGAGGCACTGCTGACAGCCTCGAGACCGGTCGTGGTGACGACGGACTGCGACGACACCTATCCGATGGACGCGCTTCCGGAGTTCCTCGACTTCGTCAACGAGGGCTACGACGTCGTCTCCGGCGACCGCCTCTACTACGGGGCCGACGCCATGCCGGCGTTCAACCGCTTCGGGAACGCCTCGTTCGCCGCGCTCGCATCCATCCTGATGGGTGAGCGGGTCCACGATACGACCACGGGGATGCGTGCGTACCGCCGGGAGGTCATCGAGAAGATCGAGTGGACGGAGAACACCGGACTGTCTGCGGAACTCCTCATCCGACCGCTGATGCGCGGGTACGAGGTCCGCGAGGAGCCCATCACGTACGCCGAGCGGGCGGGGGAGACGAAGCTCGACCCGATCCAGGGCGGCGCCGAGATACTCAAGTCCATCCTGAAGGTCTCGCTCGAGGAGCGCTTCCGGTAG
- a CDS encoding DUF7124 domain-containing protein, translating to MATGLTLAFDLEALRAFSEPAVAFEDARRWSENLGIVSDQPPYVLTKFTREHALRNDFPPEPAPAVETLDHMRTHHDTDRYVYVVPDDVTTTPDGWERLPVSEAAERADWELAPDDSVDVAEPAIEDEDSDWP from the coding sequence GTGGCGACCGGACTGACGCTCGCGTTCGACCTGGAGGCGCTCAGAGCGTTCTCTGAGCCCGCTGTGGCGTTCGAGGACGCGCGGCGCTGGAGTGAGAACCTCGGTATCGTCTCGGACCAGCCGCCGTACGTTCTGACCAAGTTCACCCGCGAACACGCCCTCCGGAACGATTTCCCACCCGAGCCTGCCCCCGCCGTGGAGACGCTCGACCACATGCGCACGCACCACGACACCGACCGGTACGTGTACGTCGTGCCCGACGACGTGACAACGACGCCGGACGGATGGGAACGCCTCCCGGTCTCCGAGGCCGCGGAGCGAGCCGACTGGGAACTGGCACCCGACGACTCGGTGGATGTGGCGGAACCAGCCATCGAGGACGAGGACTCGGACTGGCCCTGA
- a CDS encoding DUF5805 domain-containing protein, which produces MSTDGSETERVSVSTYIPAYQRATWEAEAESMGVSRSEYVRLMVQAGRRSFELGDTDDSSPPPDTDDRSSEHTAGGSDAVTRHNSEKTRSSPSDPGDDGLEDRVLDLLDSDSYLGWDELVAGLTDDLEDRLEESLDSLQSAGRVRHSGRHGGYTVVADE; this is translated from the coding sequence ATGAGTACGGACGGGTCGGAGACCGAACGCGTCTCGGTCAGCACCTACATCCCGGCCTACCAGCGCGCCACCTGGGAGGCCGAGGCCGAGTCGATGGGCGTGAGCCGGAGCGAGTACGTTCGACTGATGGTGCAGGCGGGCCGTCGGAGCTTCGAACTGGGAGATACCGACGATAGCAGTCCTCCCCCTGACACTGACGACCGTTCGAGCGAACACACCGCCGGCGGCTCCGATGCGGTTACCAGACACAACTCCGAGAAGACCCGTTCCTCCCCCTCCGACCCCGGGGATGACGGCCTCGAAGACCGTGTCCTCGACCTCCTCGATTCGGACTCGTATCTCGGCTGGGACGAACTGGTCGCCGGGTTGACCGACGACCTGGAGGACCGACTCGAGGAGTCCCTCGACTCGCTCCAGTCCGCGGGCCGGGTCCGACACAGTGGCCGGCACGGTGGGTACACGGTGGTCGCCGATGAGTGA